In Carassius carassius chromosome 5, fCarCar2.1, whole genome shotgun sequence, one genomic interval encodes:
- the sh2d1aa gene encoding SH2 domain containing 1A duplicate a codes for MEELAEYHGRISKRQAEEILSKAGRDGSYLIRDSASAAGSYCVCVLCDGWVYTYRVFKRKDGLWTIEVAPGMKERLFRKVGNLIAAFKIPDQGISVPLLYPVNRVK; via the exons ATGGAGGAGCTGGCAGAGTATCACGGGCGCATCAGCAAGAGGCAAGCAGAAGAGATCCTGAGTAAAGCGGGCAGAGACGGCAGCTATCTGATCAGAGACAGCGCGAGCGCAGCGGGGTCTTACTGCGTGTGTGTGCT GTGTGATGGATGGGTTTACACCTACAGAGTGTTCAAACGAAAGGATGGCCTCTGGACAATAGAG gtgGCTCCTGGGATGAAGGAAAGACTCTTTAGGAAAGTTGGCAACCTTATTGCTGCCTTCAAGATCCCAGACCAAGGCATCTCtgttcctcttttgtatcctgTAAACAGAGTTAAATAA